In a single window of the Thunnus maccoyii chromosome 7, fThuMac1.1, whole genome shotgun sequence genome:
- the LOC121900656 gene encoding claudin-1, protein MASSGLQLLGFLLSLVGLAATVAATFMVEWKKQSQGKAHRIYEGLWMSCSGNERTTCEFHESLLKLPTEVQAARAVMLLSIFLSALALMISTVGMKCTRFMDGKSESKSTTAMIGGIMFIISGLLTLIITSIYVKMIVKNFNESHRLQSFEFGKAVFVSWAGGLLTVAGGAFLSCRRCSRSSSSESISSNHLISTSHPKSDYV, encoded by the exons ATGGCCAGCTCGGGACTGCAGCTCCTCGGTTTCCTCCTCTCACTGGTCGGTCTTGCTGCCACTGTCGCCGCTACTTTCATGGTTGAATGGAAGAAGCAGTCGCAGGGTAAGGCGCACAGAATCTACGAGGGTTTATGGATGAGCTGCAGCGGCAACGAGAGAACCACCTGCGAGTTTCACGAGTCCCTCCTGAAACTGCCGA CTGAGGTCCAGGCTGCCAGGGCGGTGATGCTGCTCAgcatcttcctctctgctctggcGCTGATGATCTCCACCGTGGGGATGAAGTGTACCCGCTTCATGGACGGCAAGTCCGAGAGCAAATCTACAACAGCTATGATCGGAGGAATCATGTTCATCATTTCAG gTTTATTGACTCTCATCATAACCTCCATCTATGTCAAAATGATTGTTAAGAACTTCAATGAATCCCATCGCCTGCAAAG CTTTGAGTTTGGGAAGGCAGTGTTTGTTAGCTGGGCTGGTGGCCTCCTCACTGTGGCCGGCGGTGCTTTCCTGAGCTGTCGGAGATGCTCGCGGTCATCGTCATCTGAGTCCATAAGCTCCAACCACCTCATTTCCACCAGCCACCCCAAGTCCGACTATGTCTAG